A genomic segment from bacterium BMS3Abin08 encodes:
- a CDS encoding FmdE, Molybdenum formylmethanofuran dehydrogenase operon produces MTGFDDVVRFHGHACPGLALGYRVSDLALRELSGRAEDEEMVAVVENNSCAVDALQAMTGCTFGKGNLFFKDYGKQVYTLIKRPSGDALRISVIWVSPPESDEEIKAWRRFSDGDRSEEVLKIVHSRKAGKIKAIMDADDEELFAISRLRIEPPREARIYPSIRCAVCGEKVMEPRARVKDGKIVCIPCAEGE; encoded by the coding sequence ATGACGGGTTTTGACGATGTTGTGAGGTTTCATGGACATGCCTGCCCGGGGCTTGCACTCGGTTACCGGGTTTCAGACCTGGCGCTAAGGGAGCTCTCCGGGAGGGCTGAGGACGAAGAGATGGTTGCGGTAGTGGAGAACAACTCCTGTGCCGTCGATGCCCTTCAGGCAATGACGGGCTGTACTTTTGGGAAGGGGAATCTCTTTTTTAAGGACTACGGTAAACAGGTGTATACCCTTATAAAAAGGCCCTCAGGAGATGCACTGAGGATATCCGTCATCTGGGTTTCCCCACCTGAGAGCGATGAGGAGATTAAGGCCTGGAGACGTTTTTCAGATGGTGACAGGTCAGAAGAGGTACTTAAAATAGTCCATAGCAGGAAGGCCGGGAAGATAAAGGCCATAATGGATGCAGATGACGAAGAACTCTTTGCTATAAGCAGACTGAGGATTGAACCTCCCCGGGAGGCGAGGATCTATCCCTCGATCCGCTGTGCCGTATGTGGTGAGAAGGTTATGGAACCGAGAGCGAGGGTGAAAGATGGGAAAATCGTCTGTATCCCCTGTGCTGAAGGTGAATAA
- the hslU gene encoding ATP-dependent protease ATPase subunit HslU: MNSVSESERDIMESEESALIMPESMDGLTPRRIVEELDKYIIGQESAKRSVAIALRNRWRRQRLEPELREEVLPKNIIMIGPTGVGKTEIARRLARLAHAPFLKIEASKFTEVGYVGRDVESMIRDLTEIAVNMVKKEHLTKVQEKAAILAEERILDLLLPRPRGSLGGQTVTEDERIRQSETREKLKKQLREGKFDSRYVDIEVREKVMPFGVISNVGLEELEINLKEMLGNIFPEKAKRKKVKVREAVQLLTKEEADKLVDIDKITKEAIQRTEQAGIVFIDEIDKVASRGSSLGPDVSREGVQRDLLPIVEGTTVTTKHGPVKTDHILFIAAGAFHIAKPSDLIPELQGRFPIRVELDHLSEEDFRRILTEPDNALIKQYIALMGTEELGVAFTDDSIEEIASIAAHVNEKTENIGARRLQTVLEKLLEELSFEAPEMKKASVTIDREYVNEKLHDIVEDEDLSRYIL, encoded by the coding sequence ATGAATAGTGTAAGCGAGAGTGAGAGAGATATTATGGAATCAGAGGAAAGTGCACTTATAATGCCCGAGAGTATGGATGGCCTGACCCCCAGGCGGATAGTTGAAGAGCTGGATAAATACATTATCGGCCAGGAAAGTGCAAAGAGGTCCGTTGCAATAGCGCTGAGGAACAGATGGCGTAGACAGAGGCTCGAACCCGAACTTAGGGAAGAGGTGCTCCCGAAGAACATAATCATGATCGGACCCACGGGTGTCGGCAAGACGGAGATTGCAAGGAGGCTTGCAAGGCTTGCCCATGCCCCGTTTCTGAAGATCGAGGCATCAAAGTTTACAGAGGTGGGGTATGTAGGAAGGGACGTGGAGTCGATGATCAGGGACCTTACCGAGATTGCCGTTAACATGGTCAAGAAGGAACACCTTACCAAGGTACAGGAGAAAGCCGCGATTCTTGCCGAGGAACGTATCCTCGACCTCCTTCTGCCAAGGCCCAGGGGCTCTCTCGGTGGACAGACGGTAACCGAAGACGAAAGAATCCGGCAGTCCGAGACCCGTGAGAAATTGAAGAAACAGTTAAGAGAGGGTAAGTTTGATTCGAGGTATGTGGATATAGAGGTCAGGGAGAAGGTGATGCCGTTTGGGGTTATCTCAAATGTAGGTCTTGAAGAGCTTGAGATAAACCTCAAGGAGATGCTGGGGAACATATTTCCCGAGAAGGCCAAGAGGAAGAAGGTCAAGGTGAGAGAAGCCGTGCAGCTCCTTACCAAAGAGGAGGCGGATAAACTCGTAGATATCGATAAAATAACGAAGGAGGCTATTCAACGGACCGAACAGGCCGGTATCGTTTTCATCGACGAGATAGACAAGGTAGCATCCCGGGGTTCTTCACTTGGGCCCGATGTCTCCCGCGAAGGGGTACAGCGTGATCTCCTGCCCATTGTGGAGGGAACTACGGTCACAACAAAACATGGCCCGGTCAAGACAGACCACATACTGTTTATTGCCGCCGGCGCCTTTCATATTGCAAAACCCTCCGACCTGATACCTGAACTCCAGGGGCGGTTTCCCATAAGGGTGGAGCTCGATCATCTGAGTGAGGAGGATTTCAGGCGTATCCTGACGGAACCTGACAATGCCCTTATCAAACAGTATATAGCCCTGATGGGGACTGAAGAACTGGGTGTGGCCTTTACCGACGATTCGATAGAGGAGATTGCCTCTATAGCTGCCCATGTTAATGAAAAGACCGAAAATATAGGTGCAAGGAGACTCCAGACGGTGCTTGAAAAGCTCCTTGAGGAGTTATCCTTTGAGGCCCCGGAGATGAAAAAAGCATCCGTTACGATCGACAGGGAATATGTGAATGAAAAGCTCCATGATATTGTTGAGGATGAAGACCTCAGCAGGTACATCCTTTAG
- the hslV gene encoding ATP-dependent protease subunit HslV yields MLEMMKIYGTTILCVRRAGRVAIAGDGQVTMGNTVLKHNARKVRRMYQDRIIAGFAGATADAFTLFEKFEGKLQAFRGNLTRAAVELAKEWRTDKILRHLEALLVVADRETTLVISGTGDVIDPEGGIAAVGSGGPYAEAAARALYENTDLNAKEIVEKALRIASRICIYTNEQIVIEEILDE; encoded by the coding sequence ATGCTGGAGATGATGAAGATCTATGGTACAACGATCCTCTGTGTAAGGAGGGCGGGAAGGGTTGCTATCGCCGGTGACGGACAGGTAACAATGGGCAATACCGTGCTGAAGCATAACGCACGGAAGGTCAGAAGGATGTATCAGGACAGGATAATCGCCGGGTTTGCAGGCGCTACCGCTGATGCCTTTACCCTCTTTGAGAAGTTCGAGGGAAAGCTGCAGGCCTTCCGGGGAAACCTGACAAGGGCTGCCGTAGAGCTTGCCAAGGAATGGAGAACGGACAAGATTTTAAGGCACCTCGAGGCCCTGCTCGTCGTTGCCGACAGGGAGACAACCCTTGTCATCTCCGGTACAGGCGACGTTATTGATCCTGAAGGCGGAATTGCCGCTGTCGGTTCCGGAGGTCCCTATGCAGAAGCCGCTGCAAGGGCGCTTTACGAAAATACAGATCTCAATGCGAAGGAGATCGTTGAGAAGGCATTGAGAATTGCTTCAAGAATATGTATTTACACGAATGAACAGATTGTTATAGAGGAGATTTTAGATGAATAG
- a CDS encoding RlpA-like protein precursor → MKTYLGTLIVVLLIVSCAPVRYEGRPAGKTMVASWYGEKFHGRPTASGEIFNMYDFTAAHKSLPFGTRLRIINPVNSRSVVVKINDRGPFVRGRDIDLSYAAARKIGIIRRGTSRVYVDYLGRDNSFVRPVKYISDRGPFTVQVASFRDISNAFRLKSILEHSYSDVYIMRIWIRGERFYRIRVGRSLGRLQVERLAGKLSGEGYGVMIMGY, encoded by the coding sequence ATGAAGACGTATTTAGGAACCCTAATTGTTGTCCTGTTGATAGTCTCCTGTGCGCCGGTCAGGTACGAGGGCCGTCCTGCCGGTAAAACAATGGTGGCGTCCTGGTATGGCGAGAAATTTCACGGTCGCCCCACAGCCTCCGGAGAGATATTTAATATGTATGACTTCACTGCTGCCCACAAGAGCCTGCCCTTTGGTACAAGACTGAGGATAATTAACCCTGTTAACAGCCGGTCGGTAGTGGTAAAGATAAATGACCGGGGTCCCTTTGTAAGGGGGCGTGACATTGACCTCTCTTATGCAGCGGCAAGAAAGATAGGAATAATAAGGAGGGGAACCTCCAGGGTCTATGTGGACTACCTGGGCAGGGACAACAGCTTTGTAAGGCCGGTAAAGTACATATCCGACAGGGGCCCATTTACGGTACAGGTGGCTTCCTTCAGGGATATAAGCAATGCATTCAGGCTCAAGTCGATTCTTGAGCATTCCTACTCCGATGTATATATCATGAGGATATGGATCAGGGGGGAGAGGTTTTACAGGATAAGGGTCGGGCGGTCTCTCGGTAGGCTCCAGGTGGAGAGGCTTGCAGGGAAGCTCTCTGGTGAGGGGTACGGCGTGATGATAATGGGATATTAA